One Methanomicrobiales archaeon genomic region harbors:
- a CDS encoding sugar phosphate nucleotidyltransferase, producing the protein MTVKQGIIPAAGSGTRLGPFTNAIPKELLPVGEKAVIEHVVEAMQIAGIENIAIVVSPHKHGLSDYLGSGRRFGVHFTYVVQEERLGLANAVAAAEHVIDGTFAVVLGDNFFAPKTFLADLIAYHAEHRPDTTVGVAVVEDVTRHGIIRPDGDRITGMVEKPRPEEAPSSLGALGAYVFETSIFDAIARTRPGHKGEYQLTDAIRLQVDGGMDVRYRVIDGIHIDVGTPHDLMRANEWYLRENRHMDDTSSIQTGHQQEKTIRDNP; encoded by the coding sequence ATGACCGTAAAACAGGGCATCATCCCGGCCGCCGGCTCGGGGACCCGTCTCGGTCCCTTCACGAACGCGATCCCGAAAGAGCTCCTCCCCGTCGGGGAGAAGGCCGTGATCGAGCACGTCGTGGAGGCGATGCAGATCGCCGGCATCGAGAATATTGCGATTGTGGTCAGCCCCCACAAGCACGGACTCTCCGATTACCTGGGTTCGGGAAGGCGCTTCGGGGTCCATTTCACCTACGTGGTGCAGGAGGAGCGCCTGGGGCTGGCCAATGCCGTCGCCGCTGCCGAGCACGTCATCGACGGCACCTTCGCGGTCGTCCTCGGCGACAACTTCTTTGCTCCGAAGACCTTCCTCGCCGACCTCATTGCCTACCACGCGGAGCACCGCCCCGACACTACCGTGGGCGTCGCCGTGGTGGAGGATGTCACCCGCCACGGGATCATCCGCCCCGACGGGGACCGCATCACCGGGATGGTCGAGAAACCCCGCCCCGAGGAGGCCCCGAGCAGCCTGGGGGCCCTCGGGGCCTATGTCTTCGAAACCAGCATCTTCGACGCCATCGCCCGCACCCGCCCCGGCCACAAGGGCGAGTACCAGCTCACCGACGCGATCCGACTCCAGGTCGACGGAGGGATGGACGTCCGCTACCGCGTCATCGACGGTATCCATATCGACGTCGGGACGCCGCACGATTTGATGCGGGCGAACGAGTGGTATTTGCGGGAGAATAGGCACATGGACGATACATCTTCAATTCAGACCGGGCACCAGCAGGAGAAAACGATCCGGGACAACCCCTGA
- a CDS encoding UDP-glucose/GDP-mannose dehydrogenase family protein, translated as MIISVIGAGYVGLVTAACFAELGHTVHAINRTPEKAEMINAGIPPIHEHGLEELLKRNAGRRLLAGTDYGPVSRSDLIFICVGTPPAEDGSADLSMLKAASRSIGDTLAGSGRSHVVAVKSTVPPGTTDRVVKPLVLEHAGQSDIGFAMNPEFLREGRAVQDFLHPDRIVIGCDDSRSFDTVASSYRGIDAPIFRTGIVAAEMIKYASNAFLATKISFSNEIGNICKRLGIDVYEVMKGVALDHRISPHFFDAGAGFGGSCFPKDVSALIHLARDLGEDPVLLRSVMDVNERQPLRMVSLLEQRIGDLRGKRIAVLGLAFKEDTDDIRDSRAIPVIRELLRKGASIAAYDPLAIPAMQALFPRVEYCTTARDAVKGADGCLVMTGWAEFRDLDGAFDRMRNRVIIEGRRILAREDREGICW; from the coding sequence ATGATCATCTCGGTGATCGGTGCCGGCTATGTAGGTCTGGTCACGGCGGCATGCTTCGCCGAGCTGGGGCATACCGTCCACGCAATCAACCGCACCCCCGAGAAGGCGGAGATGATCAACGCCGGTATCCCGCCCATCCACGAACACGGTCTCGAAGAACTGCTGAAACGGAACGCCGGCAGAAGGTTGCTGGCCGGTACGGATTACGGGCCTGTCTCCCGCTCCGACCTCATTTTCATCTGCGTGGGCACCCCTCCGGCCGAAGACGGCAGCGCCGACCTCTCCATGCTCAAGGCGGCGAGCCGCTCCATCGGGGATACGCTCGCAGGGAGCGGACGCTCCCACGTGGTGGCGGTGAAGAGCACGGTCCCGCCCGGAACGACGGATCGTGTCGTCAAACCGCTCGTCCTCGAGCATGCGGGGCAGAGCGATATCGGGTTTGCCATGAACCCGGAGTTCCTTCGGGAGGGCAGGGCGGTGCAGGACTTCCTGCACCCCGACCGCATCGTGATCGGCTGCGACGATTCGCGATCCTTCGACACTGTCGCTTCCAGCTACAGGGGCATCGATGCCCCCATCTTCCGCACGGGCATCGTCGCCGCCGAGATGATCAAGTACGCCTCGAACGCGTTTCTCGCCACCAAGATCTCCTTTTCCAACGAGATCGGGAATATCTGCAAGCGACTCGGGATCGATGTCTACGAGGTGATGAAGGGCGTCGCACTGGACCACCGCATCTCCCCGCACTTCTTCGATGCCGGGGCCGGCTTCGGCGGCTCCTGCTTCCCGAAGGACGTCTCCGCCCTCATCCACCTCGCAAGGGACCTCGGCGAGGACCCGGTGCTCCTGCGATCCGTGATGGACGTGAACGAGCGGCAGCCGCTGCGGATGGTCTCCCTCCTCGAGCAGCGGATTGGCGACCTTCGAGGAAAACGCATCGCGGTCCTCGGCCTCGCTTTCAAGGAGGACACCGACGACATCCGGGACTCGCGGGCGATCCCCGTCATCCGCGAGCTCCTCCGGAAGGGGGCCTCCATCGCCGCCTACGATCCCCTGGCGATCCCCGCCATGCAGGCCCTCTTCCCCCGGGTGGAGTATTGCACCACCGCGAGAGATGCCGTGAAGGGGGCGGATGGCTGCCTGGTGATGACCGGGTGGGCGGAGTTCCGCGATCTCGACGGTGCATTCGACCGCATGCGGAACCGTGTCATCATCGAGGGGCGGAGGATCCTTGCAAGGGAGGACAGAGAGGGCATATGCTGGTAG